One part of the Prochlorococcus marinus str. MIT 9313 genome encodes these proteins:
- the arfB gene encoding alternative ribosome rescue aminoacyl-tRNA hydrolase ArfB, with protein MDDLRVNSQLVIPSAELQWRFSRASGPGGQNVNKTNSRVELIFDLNATSALGPFRKKRLLSQLQHRLVAGCIRVVAAEERSQYQNRQLALSRLAYFLRMGLEAVPKTRKPTKPSQAAKKRRLQAKKLRGELKRTRQSKPSLNA; from the coding sequence ATGGACGATCTAAGAGTTAATTCGCAATTAGTCATCCCATCAGCTGAATTACAATGGCGATTTTCAAGGGCTTCAGGTCCTGGTGGGCAAAACGTCAATAAGACCAATAGTCGAGTTGAACTGATCTTTGATCTCAACGCAACCTCTGCACTAGGACCTTTTCGAAAAAAACGCTTATTAAGTCAACTTCAACATCGCTTGGTGGCTGGTTGTATACGTGTGGTTGCAGCGGAAGAACGTTCGCAATATCAAAACCGTCAGTTAGCCCTTTCGAGACTGGCTTATTTTTTACGAATGGGCTTAGAAGCAGTTCCCAAGACACGCAAACCAACCAAACCCAGTCAAGCAGCAAAGAAACGTCGTCTTCAAGCCAAAAAACTACGCGGCGAATTAAAACGCACCCGACAATCCAAACCTTCACTCAATGCCTAA
- the speE gene encoding polyamine aminopropyltransferase: MDSPSTTANGWIDEHHQGVRYGLQGRVLVDETSPYQRITVIDSSRYGKGLLLDGCWMTAEHQERHYHESLVHPALCSAAQLERVLVIGGGDGGTARECLRYQDVKHLDMVEIDRRVVELSQKHLPSLGSHAWSDPRLQLNLENGIAWVANATESSYDVILIDGSDPAGPAEGLFNQTFFEHCRRILRPGGVFATQSESPEAFRQVHIDTVRLIRQVFGYADPLYGWVPMYPSGWWSWTFAAIDGPRYRNPLPARAAAISAGCEIWSPRWQQGAFEAIPAFIERELT; the protein is encoded by the coding sequence ATGGACAGCCCTTCAACAACAGCAAATGGCTGGATCGATGAACACCACCAGGGTGTTCGCTATGGCCTGCAAGGCCGTGTGCTGGTTGATGAAACAAGCCCATACCAGCGAATCACGGTGATCGATAGCAGCCGCTACGGAAAAGGGCTGTTGCTCGACGGCTGCTGGATGACCGCAGAACACCAGGAACGCCACTATCACGAATCCTTGGTCCACCCAGCTCTGTGTAGCGCGGCCCAACTTGAACGGGTGTTGGTGATTGGGGGCGGCGATGGCGGCACAGCCAGGGAGTGCCTGCGCTACCAAGACGTCAAACACCTCGACATGGTGGAAATTGATCGCCGAGTCGTGGAACTGAGCCAAAAGCATCTGCCCAGCCTTGGAAGCCATGCTTGGAGCGATCCGCGCTTACAGCTCAACCTGGAAAACGGCATTGCCTGGGTAGCCAATGCAACTGAATCCTCCTACGACGTGATTCTTATCGACGGATCAGATCCTGCAGGGCCTGCAGAAGGTCTCTTCAATCAAACCTTCTTTGAGCATTGCCGACGCATCCTGCGGCCCGGAGGAGTTTTTGCTACTCAAAGCGAGTCACCAGAAGCATTCCGTCAGGTTCACATCGACACTGTTCGCCTGATCCGTCAAGTTTTCGGCTACGCAGATCCCCTCTACGGCTGGGTGCCGATGTATCCAAGCGGCTGGTGGAGCTGGACCTTCGCCGCCATCGATGGTCCTCGTTATCGCAACCCACTCCCAGCAAGAGCAGCCGCCATCTCCGCAGGCTGTGAAATCTGGAGCCCACGCTGGCAACAGGGTGCCTTTGAAGCCATCCCAGCTTTTATTGAAAGGGAGCTGACTTGA
- the speB gene encoding agmatinase: MPQNTTTTATRFDSEGAIFMAARRDPTGCNVGLFGVPYDGTSSFRPGSRFGPTAIRDVSNGLETYCPQLDLDLEDLAFTDLGALEIPCGDPKPVVEAVKKATQNVLKMGLRPLMLGGEHSISSGAVAAITELHSDLVLLQLDAHADLRQEYLGARHSHACAMRRCLEVLPSAQLLQFAIRSGTRAEFQELHDQQRLVNHNPGQAATELAKALAPHQGKPLYLTVDLDWFDPSVLPGTGTPEPGGFLWRDFAVVVDVLRHHQLVGADVVELAPQLDPSGMSSVLGAKVTRSLLMLLSLSTRSEQK, from the coding sequence ATGCCCCAAAACACAACAACCACTGCAACAAGATTCGACAGCGAAGGTGCCATCTTCATGGCTGCAAGACGCGACCCTACCGGATGCAACGTCGGACTTTTTGGCGTGCCTTACGACGGCACCTCTTCATTCCGCCCAGGCAGCCGCTTCGGTCCGACAGCCATCCGCGACGTCAGCAATGGCCTAGAAACCTACTGCCCTCAGCTTGATCTGGATCTAGAAGATCTTGCCTTCACTGACCTTGGCGCCCTTGAAATTCCCTGCGGCGACCCCAAGCCCGTTGTAGAAGCAGTCAAAAAAGCCACCCAAAACGTGCTGAAGATGGGTCTCAGACCGCTGATGCTAGGCGGCGAGCACTCGATCAGCTCCGGAGCAGTGGCTGCAATCACTGAATTGCATTCAGATCTCGTGCTGTTGCAACTGGATGCCCATGCAGACCTCCGCCAAGAGTATCTAGGTGCGCGACACAGCCATGCCTGTGCCATGCGCCGTTGCCTCGAGGTCCTGCCAAGCGCTCAGCTGCTGCAATTCGCAATCCGCAGTGGCACACGCGCAGAATTTCAAGAACTACACGATCAGCAACGGCTGGTGAACCACAACCCCGGCCAAGCAGCGACTGAGCTCGCTAAAGCCCTTGCACCCCATCAAGGCAAACCTCTCTATCTCACCGTGGATTTGGATTGGTTCGACCCATCCGTACTGCCGGGGACGGGCACACCTGAACCAGGCGGCTTTCTATGGCGCGATTTTGCCGTCGTCGTGGATGTACTACGACACCATCAACTGGTAGGCGCTGACGTGGTGGAACTCGCCCCCCAACTTGATCCTTCAGGGATGAGTAGTGTGCTCGGTGCCAAGGTGACCCGCAGCCTGCTCATGCTGCTCAGCCTGTCTACAAGATCTGAGCAAAAGTGA
- the gcvT gene encoding glycine cleavage system aminomethyltransferase GcvT encodes MNLQHTPLHDLCRDAGGRMVPFAGWDMPVQFSGLLQEHQAVRQQVGMFDISHMGVLRLEGTNPKDHLQALVPTDLNRIGPGEACYTVLLNETGGILDDLVIYDLGTNKQDSQSLLIVINAACSKTDTIWLKQHLQPAGIALSDAKNNGVLLALQGPQATKVLERLSGESLASLPRFGHRQVQFYGLGAKDPSSVFVARTGYTGEDGFELLLKAEAGRALWLKLLAEGVIPCGLGSRDTLRLEAAMHLYGQDMDINTTPFEAGLGWLVHLEMPAPFMGRTALEQQAEQGPIRRLVGLKLSGRAIARHGYPLLHNNNKVGEITSGTWSPSLEEAIALGYLPTALARIGNEVEVEIRGKHHRATVVKRPFYRRPSLS; translated from the coding sequence GTGAATCTGCAACACACACCCCTCCATGACCTCTGCCGAGATGCAGGCGGCCGGATGGTGCCCTTTGCCGGCTGGGACATGCCAGTGCAGTTCTCTGGCCTACTCCAAGAACATCAGGCAGTGCGTCAGCAGGTGGGAATGTTCGATATCTCTCATATGGGAGTGCTGCGTCTCGAAGGAACCAACCCCAAAGACCACTTGCAAGCACTAGTGCCAACCGACCTCAATCGCATCGGTCCAGGTGAGGCTTGCTACACGGTGCTGCTCAACGAAACAGGCGGAATTCTCGATGACCTAGTCATTTATGACCTTGGCACCAATAAGCAAGACAGCCAAAGCCTGCTGATTGTGATTAATGCAGCCTGCAGCAAAACCGACACCATCTGGTTAAAGCAACATTTGCAGCCCGCAGGCATCGCACTCTCGGATGCCAAGAACAATGGCGTCTTACTGGCACTACAAGGACCCCAAGCGACCAAGGTGTTGGAACGCTTAAGTGGCGAATCACTAGCGAGCCTTCCCCGCTTCGGCCATCGCCAAGTCCAGTTTTACGGCCTGGGAGCGAAAGATCCCTCTTCAGTCTTCGTTGCACGAACTGGCTACACCGGCGAAGACGGATTTGAACTGCTCCTGAAGGCAGAAGCCGGCCGAGCCCTCTGGCTCAAATTGCTCGCAGAAGGAGTCATCCCATGCGGACTCGGTTCCCGTGACACCCTGCGTCTAGAGGCAGCAATGCACCTCTATGGACAGGACATGGACATCAATACAACACCCTTCGAGGCTGGTCTCGGCTGGTTGGTACACCTGGAAATGCCTGCTCCATTCATGGGTCGAACTGCCTTAGAGCAACAAGCAGAGCAAGGCCCCATTCGCCGCTTGGTCGGTCTAAAGCTGTCTGGACGAGCCATAGCCCGTCATGGATACCCACTGCTTCACAACAACAACAAAGTGGGAGAAATCACAAGCGGCACCTGGTCACCCAGTCTGGAAGAAGCGATAGCCCTGGGCTATCTACCCACAGCTCTAGCCCGCATCGGTAACGAAGTGGAGGTAGAGATCCGCGGCAAGCACCACCGGGCAACGGTGGTGAAGCGCCCCTTTTATCGCCGTCCTTCCCTTAGCTGA
- the aspS gene encoding aspartate--tRNA ligase — protein sequence MRSNGCGELRSKHIASNVKLCGWVDRCRDHGGVIFIDLRDRSGTIQITVDPDQGTELFASAESLRNETVLQITGLVRPRPADAINSKLSTGEIEVLANGLEVLNPVTGNLPFTVSIHDEEPVKEELRLRHRHLDLRRERMSRNLQLRHTTIKTARHFLEDEGFIEVETPVLTRSTPEGARDYLVPSRVCSGEWFALPQSPQLFKQLLMVGGLERYYQVARCFRDEDLRADRQPEFTQLDIEMSFMDQEQILKLNERLIAAIWKAVKGIDLPLPFPRLTWHEAMDRYGTDRPDTRYGMELNDVSDILKDMGFKVFSGAIAAGGSVKCITVPNGNDLISNVRIKPGGDIFNEAQKAGAGGLAFIRVRDSDEIDSIGAIKDNLNSKQKAALLKQTGAKAGDLILFGAGKTATVNSALDRVRQFLGRELGLIPTDQDNKLWQFLWVVDFPMFELNAEENRLEALHHPFCAPNKDDLGDDPDAWMERLPQARAQAYDLVLNGLELGGGSLRIHNAELQRQVLQTIGLPLEEAKQQFGFLIDALEMGAPPHGGLAFGMDRIVMLLTGEDSIRDTIAFPKTQQARCLMTQAPAGVSNHQLEELHVESTWVDPE from the coding sequence ATGCGCAGCAACGGTTGCGGCGAACTGCGCAGTAAGCACATCGCCTCCAACGTGAAACTGTGTGGCTGGGTTGATCGCTGTCGAGACCATGGCGGAGTGATCTTCATCGATCTACGAGACCGCAGTGGAACCATACAAATCACCGTGGATCCCGATCAAGGTACTGAGCTCTTCGCAAGCGCAGAGAGCCTGCGTAATGAAACCGTCCTGCAAATCACGGGTCTGGTCAGACCCAGGCCGGCCGATGCAATCAACAGCAAACTCAGCACCGGCGAGATTGAGGTGCTAGCCAATGGTCTCGAGGTACTCAACCCCGTCACAGGCAACCTGCCCTTTACGGTCTCGATCCACGACGAAGAACCCGTCAAAGAAGAGCTACGTCTGCGTCACCGCCACCTGGATCTGCGCCGGGAACGAATGAGCCGCAATCTCCAGCTACGCCACACAACCATTAAAACGGCTCGTCATTTTTTGGAAGACGAAGGATTCATCGAAGTGGAAACTCCTGTTCTCACACGCTCCACTCCCGAAGGAGCCCGCGACTACCTAGTGCCTTCAAGGGTATGCAGCGGTGAATGGTTTGCTCTGCCTCAATCCCCCCAGCTGTTCAAACAATTACTCATGGTGGGCGGATTGGAGCGCTACTACCAAGTCGCTCGCTGCTTCCGCGATGAAGACCTACGCGCCGACAGGCAGCCGGAATTCACCCAGCTGGACATCGAAATGAGTTTCATGGATCAAGAACAGATCCTCAAGCTCAATGAACGACTGATCGCCGCCATCTGGAAAGCAGTGAAGGGCATCGACCTACCACTTCCCTTCCCAAGATTGACCTGGCATGAGGCCATGGACCGATACGGCACCGACCGACCCGATACCCGCTATGGAATGGAGCTCAATGATGTCAGCGACATCCTCAAAGACATGGGCTTCAAAGTCTTCTCCGGGGCCATAGCCGCTGGAGGCTCTGTGAAGTGCATCACTGTGCCAAACGGGAATGACCTGATCAGCAACGTGCGCATCAAACCCGGTGGAGACATTTTCAACGAAGCCCAAAAAGCTGGGGCCGGTGGCCTGGCTTTCATCCGTGTACGCGATTCCGATGAGATCGACAGCATCGGTGCGATCAAAGACAACCTCAACAGCAAACAAAAGGCAGCCCTGCTGAAACAGACTGGAGCCAAAGCGGGTGACTTGATTTTGTTCGGAGCAGGCAAGACCGCCACCGTCAACAGCGCCCTTGACCGGGTGCGGCAATTCCTGGGCCGCGAGTTGGGCCTGATCCCCACAGACCAAGACAACAAGCTATGGCAGTTCCTCTGGGTCGTGGACTTCCCGATGTTCGAGTTGAACGCAGAAGAAAACCGCCTTGAGGCTCTCCATCACCCCTTCTGTGCACCAAATAAAGACGATCTAGGCGACGATCCCGACGCCTGGATGGAGCGCCTACCTCAAGCCCGTGCTCAGGCCTATGACCTTGTCTTGAATGGGCTGGAGCTTGGCGGCGGATCACTACGCATCCACAATGCCGAACTGCAACGACAAGTGCTGCAAACCATCGGTCTGCCCCTAGAAGAAGCAAAGCAACAATTCGGCTTCCTCATCGATGCCCTTGAGATGGGAGCCCCACCCCATGGCGGCTTGGCATTCGGGATGGATCGGATCGTCATGCTGCTCACAGGAGAAGACTCGATCCGCGACACGATTGCCTTCCCAAAAACCCAACAAGCTCGCTGCCTGATGACCCAAGCCCCCGCAGGTGTCTCCAACCATCAATTAGAGGAACTGCATGTAGAAAGCACCTGGGTCGATCCCGAATAG
- a CDS encoding RNA polymerase sigma factor, RpoD/SigA family has protein sequence MKSSPQQTKTSRVRRSGSTDPVRLYLQDIGRVELLTNEEEVTLARLVQRREALLKQERKLASNQEAIKELQRLEELQQREANHSCHWPTKQEWAMAAGLTLAELQEKIETGYKTWGALTGLDPLELKRSLRAGRRAKDQMIQANLRLVVAVAKKYQQRGIELLDLVQEGTLGLERAVEKFDPTRGFRFSTYAYWWIRQGITRAIATQSRTIRLPMHITEKLNRIKRVQQEIASSQGRLASIADLAKALGLSEETVRLTLMRVPRSISLETRIGQEQDTQLGDLLEDSNATPEEKLTRNQLHNDLEILLDELSNREATVIRRRFGLEDDTPQTLTQIGEAMHLSRERVRQIETHALLKLRQPQRRCKVRDYIQNLDS, from the coding sequence TTGAAGAGCAGCCCCCAGCAAACCAAGACTTCCCGAGTCCGCAGAAGCGGCAGCACAGATCCTGTGCGTCTCTACTTGCAGGACATTGGACGCGTAGAGCTACTAACCAATGAAGAGGAAGTGACCCTGGCGAGACTTGTGCAGCGCAGGGAAGCCCTACTCAAACAGGAAAGGAAGCTGGCCTCCAACCAAGAAGCGATCAAAGAATTACAAAGACTGGAGGAGCTGCAGCAACGAGAAGCGAACCATTCATGCCACTGGCCCACCAAACAGGAATGGGCGATGGCTGCTGGGCTCACCCTGGCCGAGCTGCAAGAGAAAATCGAGACTGGTTACAAAACCTGGGGAGCCCTGACTGGTCTTGATCCTTTGGAACTCAAGCGAAGTTTGCGAGCTGGTCGGCGTGCCAAGGATCAGATGATCCAGGCCAATCTTCGACTTGTGGTGGCTGTAGCCAAGAAATATCAACAACGGGGCATAGAGCTGCTGGATCTGGTGCAAGAAGGCACCCTGGGCTTGGAACGCGCAGTAGAGAAGTTCGACCCCACCAGAGGTTTCCGCTTCAGCACCTACGCCTACTGGTGGATCCGTCAGGGCATCACCAGGGCCATTGCGACGCAAAGTCGGACGATCCGACTGCCGATGCACATCACCGAAAAACTAAACCGCATCAAACGGGTTCAACAGGAGATTGCTAGCAGCCAAGGACGATTAGCTTCGATTGCCGATCTCGCCAAGGCACTTGGCCTTAGTGAAGAAACAGTGCGCCTAACCCTAATGAGGGTTCCACGTTCGATCTCCCTGGAAACTCGAATAGGCCAAGAACAAGACACCCAACTCGGCGATCTGCTGGAAGACAGCAACGCGACCCCAGAGGAGAAACTCACCCGCAATCAATTGCACAACGACCTTGAAATCTTGCTGGATGAACTAAGCAACCGCGAAGCGACAGTCATCAGACGACGTTTTGGACTTGAAGACGACACTCCGCAAACCCTGACGCAAATCGGCGAGGCAATGCATCTATCGCGAGAACGAGTGCGTCAGATTGAAACCCATGCCCTCTTGAAATTGCGTCAACCGCAACGTCGCTGCAAGGTACGGGACTACATTCAAAATCTCGATTCCTGA
- a CDS encoding Dps family protein, which translates to MPQTSFIEIGIPADKRKAISDGLGRVLANTYVLYGKTHGFHWNVTSPMFHTLHLMFMDQYTERWNALDVIAERIRALGFLAPFGGNTLGQLASIKEAEQHPATLEMLCELVDGHEEVARTAREIFKLAEAANDQPSADLLTQRLEIHEKTAWMLRSLLEA; encoded by the coding sequence ATACCTCAGACCTCCTTCATTGAAATCGGCATCCCAGCAGACAAACGAAAGGCAATCTCTGATGGCCTTGGAAGGGTTCTCGCCAATACCTATGTGCTCTACGGCAAAACCCACGGATTCCACTGGAACGTAACCAGCCCGATGTTCCACACGCTCCACCTGATGTTTATGGATCAATACACCGAGCGCTGGAATGCCCTCGATGTGATCGCCGAACGCATTCGTGCCCTTGGTTTTCTGGCACCCTTCGGCGGCAATACCCTCGGACAACTCGCTTCGATCAAGGAAGCGGAGCAACATCCCGCCACCCTCGAGATGCTGTGCGAGCTGGTCGATGGTCATGAAGAAGTGGCACGCACCGCTCGGGAAATTTTCAAACTGGCTGAAGCCGCCAATGACCAACCCAGCGCCGATCTATTAACCCAGCGGCTTGAGATTCACGAAAAAACCGCCTGGATGCTGCGCAGCCTGCTGGAAGCATAA
- a CDS encoding CTP synthase, with protein sequence MAKFVFVTGGVVSSIGKGIVAASLGRLLKSRGYSVSILKLDPYLNVDPGTMSPFQHGEVFVTEDGAETDLDLGHYERFTDTAMSRLNSVTTGSIYQAVINKERRGDYNGGTVQVIPHITGEIRERIHRVAANSGADVVITEIGGTVGDIESLPFLEAIREFRGDVGRNDLAYIHVTLLPFIGTSGELKTKPTQHSVKELRAIGIQPDVLVCRSDRPINEDLKSKIGGFCGVPNRAVITALDADSIYAVPISLEEEGLCLEMLDVLNLTDHDSDMKSWVELVHKLRNPGPAVKVALVGKYVQLNDAYLSVVEALRHACLTQDASLELSWVCAEQIETHGPENLLKGMDAVVVPGGFGNRGVDGKVAAIRWAREQRVPFLGLCLGMQCAVIEWARNQAGLTGASSSELEPDTNHPVIHLLPEQQDVVDLGGTMRLGVYPCRIAPDTLAQKLYGEQVVYERHRHRYEFNNSYRNLFIESGYTISGSSPDGRLVELIELKGHPFFTACQYHPEFLSRPGKPHPLFRGLIEAAQLRLPASPDEALRRQSQTNISAQEQPSRIG encoded by the coding sequence ATGGCCAAGTTCGTCTTTGTTACCGGTGGAGTCGTATCAAGCATCGGCAAGGGAATTGTGGCCGCGAGCCTTGGTCGCCTACTCAAATCGCGTGGCTACAGCGTCTCGATCCTGAAGCTGGATCCCTACCTCAATGTGGACCCAGGCACCATGAGTCCATTTCAACATGGTGAAGTGTTCGTTACCGAAGACGGCGCCGAAACCGACTTGGATCTTGGCCACTACGAGCGCTTTACTGACACAGCCATGTCACGCCTCAATAGCGTAACCACTGGCTCAATCTATCAAGCAGTCATCAATAAGGAACGGCGCGGCGACTACAACGGCGGCACTGTGCAAGTGATCCCCCACATCACTGGTGAGATTCGCGAACGCATCCACCGAGTAGCAGCCAATAGTGGCGCAGATGTCGTGATCACAGAAATCGGCGGCACTGTCGGAGACATCGAATCTCTGCCCTTCCTCGAAGCAATCCGTGAATTCCGTGGTGACGTAGGACGCAACGACCTCGCCTACATCCATGTGACCCTACTCCCGTTCATCGGCACATCCGGTGAACTCAAAACCAAGCCCACACAGCACTCCGTCAAGGAACTGCGCGCAATTGGCATACAACCAGATGTACTGGTTTGCCGCAGCGACCGCCCAATCAATGAAGACCTAAAGAGCAAAATTGGAGGCTTCTGCGGGGTACCAAACCGGGCTGTCATCACTGCTCTTGATGCCGACAGCATTTATGCCGTACCCATCTCACTAGAGGAAGAGGGCCTCTGTCTAGAAATGCTGGATGTACTCAACCTGACTGACCATGACAGCGACATGAAAAGCTGGGTTGAGCTGGTTCATAAGCTGCGCAACCCAGGTCCCGCTGTGAAGGTGGCCCTAGTCGGAAAATATGTGCAACTCAACGACGCCTACCTTTCAGTAGTAGAAGCCCTGCGCCATGCCTGCCTCACCCAAGACGCCTCCCTCGAGCTGTCTTGGGTCTGCGCCGAGCAGATCGAAACGCATGGTCCAGAAAACCTACTCAAAGGAATGGATGCTGTTGTAGTTCCTGGAGGCTTCGGTAACCGCGGCGTAGATGGCAAAGTTGCTGCCATTCGCTGGGCGAGAGAACAACGAGTGCCATTCCTAGGGCTTTGTCTAGGCATGCAATGCGCTGTGATCGAGTGGGCACGCAACCAGGCAGGACTCACTGGAGCCAGTAGTTCCGAGCTGGAGCCCGACACCAACCATCCTGTTATCCACCTCCTGCCAGAGCAACAAGACGTAGTCGATCTAGGCGGCACAATGAGGCTTGGTGTCTATCCATGCCGCATCGCACCAGACACGTTGGCACAGAAGCTTTATGGCGAACAGGTTGTCTACGAGCGCCACCGCCATCGCTATGAATTCAACAACTCCTACCGCAACCTATTTATTGAATCCGGCTACACCATCAGCGGTAGCTCACCCGATGGACGCCTCGTAGAACTGATCGAGCTGAAAGGTCATCCCTTCTTCACAGCCTGCCAATACCACCCTGAATTTCTCTCCCGACCCGGAAAACCCCATCCCCTCTTCCGGGGATTGATTGAGGCAGCTCAACTACGGCTACCAGCCTCACCTGACGAAGCCCTACGCCGACAAAGCCAGACCAACATCTCCGCTCAGGAGCAACCCAGCCGGATTGGATGA